One window of Mucilaginibacter inviolabilis genomic DNA carries:
- a CDS encoding family 20 glycosylhydrolase: protein MKTISKYLLAATLMFTCVDAANAQETAARFPLIPYPTQLVAGKGAFIINNKTSITTAKQFTDEANQLNQLLLKGLGKKLPIVKGNKANAINLVYDASLTAPEAYKLTISKQQVIIAAKDAAGMFHGIETIRQLLPVSVEKGKMAKTLLLPVVTIQDQPAYAWRGMHLDVSRHFFSINYLKKFIDRMALYKMNKFHLHLTDDQGWRIEIKKYPKLTEEGAWRTFNNQDSACMKKAKDNPDFVIDKEHIVQRNGKTMYGGFYTQQEMKGVVAYAAARHIDIIPEIDMPGHMMAAINSYPFLTCNGENSWGTLFTKPICPGLESTYEFAQNVYSEIMDIFPSQYIHIGGDEVDRTDWGKSADCKALMEREGIKDLPALQSYFINRMEKFFNSKGRKLIGWDEIIEGGISPTAIIMYWRTWVPDAPVKAVKNGNTVIMTPGEPLYFDYQPDQYSVDKVYHFNPIPKALNAEEAKSIIGAQANIWTEMIPSEKRADYMYMPRLTALAEMLWTNKPDKYDSYQKRLVKQYSRMDAMNINYRLPDLPGLLNNYVFTDEGSLSINKPLPSLIIRYTTDGSLPDVKSRELPEALSITNNETVRVAAFTANGTRGDVYNLNYTKQYMLGPIKVRSTKPGLDCKYYKAYFKQTSLMKKARVDSTFTATAIEVPSTVKAPSFGIAYKGYIDVPADGIYSFYLTADDGAVLKIGPATVVDNDGNHSAQERSGQIALKMGLHPFALDFIEGGGGFTLKLQYSVNGSARQDVPAEWLKN, encoded by the coding sequence ATGAAGACTATTTCAAAATATTTGTTGGCTGCAACATTGATGTTTACCTGTGTTGATGCTGCAAACGCGCAAGAAACAGCAGCCCGGTTTCCCTTGATACCCTATCCAACGCAATTAGTAGCAGGAAAAGGAGCTTTTATTATTAACAATAAAACCAGCATCACAACCGCGAAGCAATTTACTGACGAAGCCAATCAGCTCAATCAGCTATTGTTAAAAGGTTTAGGCAAAAAACTACCAATAGTCAAAGGCAATAAAGCCAATGCCATTAATTTGGTATATGATGCTTCATTAACAGCACCTGAGGCTTATAAGCTGACTATCAGTAAACAACAGGTAATCATCGCGGCTAAAGACGCGGCTGGTATGTTTCATGGGATTGAAACTATTCGTCAACTGTTACCGGTTTCTGTAGAAAAAGGTAAAATGGCTAAAACTTTATTGTTGCCGGTGGTAACTATTCAGGATCAACCCGCTTATGCATGGCGTGGTATGCATTTGGATGTTTCCCGACATTTCTTCTCGATAAATTATCTGAAAAAGTTTATCGACAGGATGGCTCTTTATAAAATGAACAAGTTCCACTTGCATTTAACTGATGATCAGGGCTGGCGCATCGAGATCAAAAAATATCCAAAGCTAACTGAAGAAGGCGCTTGGCGTACTTTTAATAACCAGGATTCGGCCTGTATGAAAAAGGCTAAGGATAATCCCGATTTTGTTATCGACAAAGAACATATCGTCCAACGCAATGGCAAAACCATGTATGGCGGCTTTTATACCCAACAGGAAATGAAAGGGGTGGTAGCTTATGCCGCCGCCCGTCATATCGACATCATACCCGAAATTGATATGCCTGGTCATATGATGGCAGCTATTAACTCTTATCCTTTTTTAACCTGTAATGGCGAAAATTCCTGGGGTACATTGTTTACCAAGCCTATTTGCCCAGGATTAGAGTCAACTTATGAATTTGCACAAAATGTATACAGCGAAATCATGGATATTTTCCCGTCACAATACATTCATATTGGTGGTGATGAAGTTGATCGTACAGACTGGGGTAAATCTGCTGATTGTAAAGCTTTAATGGAACGTGAAGGGATCAAAGACCTGCCTGCCCTGCAAAGCTATTTTATCAATCGCATGGAGAAGTTTTTTAACTCCAAAGGTCGTAAATTGATTGGTTGGGATGAGATTATCGAAGGTGGTATCAGTCCCACGGCCATCATTATGTACTGGCGCACCTGGGTACCTGATGCCCCGGTAAAAGCGGTGAAAAACGGTAACACCGTGATTATGACTCCGGGAGAACCTTTATATTTTGATTACCAGCCAGATCAGTATTCAGTTGATAAAGTATATCATTTTAACCCGATCCCAAAAGCGCTAAATGCCGAAGAAGCCAAATCTATTATCGGTGCACAAGCCAATATCTGGACAGAAATGATCCCTTCTGAAAAGAGAGCTGACTATATGTACATGCCTCGACTTACCGCCCTGGCCGAAATGTTATGGACAAACAAGCCTGATAAATATGACTCTTACCAGAAACGTTTGGTAAAACAATATAGCCGGATGGATGCTATGAATATCAATTATCGCTTACCTGATCTTCCCGGATTGCTAAACAATTATGTATTTACTGATGAGGGAAGTTTAAGTATTAACAAACCGCTGCCTTCGCTTATTATTCGTTATACAACCGATGGCTCTTTGCCCGATGTTAAATCACGGGAATTACCAGAAGCTTTAAGCATAACCAATAATGAAACTGTTAGGGTTGCAGCCTTTACCGCTAATGGTACACGCGGTGATGTTTATAATTTAAACTATACTAAGCAATATATGCTTGGCCCGATAAAGGTAAGGAGTACAAAACCTGGATTAGATTGCAAATATTACAAAGCTTATTTCAAACAAACATCCCTGATGAAGAAAGCCAGGGTTGACAGTACGTTTACCGCTACTGCCATCGAGGTGCCATCAACGGTAAAAGCCCCATCATTTGGTATAGCTTATAAAGGGTATATAGATGTACCAGCTGATGGTATTTATAGTTTCTATTTAACTGCTGATGACGGAGCTGTATTAAAAATTGGTCCTGCAACGGTGGTTGATAACGACGGTAACCATTCTGCCCAAGAAAGGAGCGGACAGATAGCGCTGAAAATGGGCTTACATCCTTTCGCACTTGATTTTATTGAAGGCGGTGGAGGTTTTACCCTTAAACTACAATATAGTGTAAATGGTTCGGCCCGGCAGGATGTCCCTGCCGAATGGTTAAAAAATTAA
- a CDS encoding glycoside hydrolase family 2 protein, whose protein sequence is MKKVYPATRSLSFKFSIVTLFILCVTFQSITANAQNNYELNEGWKCAPISDEKEAGTDISHTTYNTSSWMSAVVPGTVLTSLVAAHKMPDPFYGMNNEQIPDIYKTGRDYYTYWFVKDFKEAQSIGNNQIYLNFRGVNYSFDVFLNGHQLNDKPNKGMFLRQSYNITKWMAKDGNNRIAVIVYPPDVVGNPNGGQGGDGTIARNVGIQYTAGWDWIQPIKDRNTGIWDKVTIEKTGPIRIKDPHIITLVPGVRQPEGPQQPAIIQVSADLQNASNVPVSGELKYTLDGNTVSKKVTLKANSIQTVQLNDYSLKNPKLWWPNGYGTQHLYPMNLQFITADNKISDKDEIKVGVRQITTEWNTRTESRQININGQKIFIKGGNWIVSDEMLRFSDARYDAEVRFHRDMNLNLIRVWGGALIERPEFYEACDRYGMLVFQDMWGSGDCNGRWTDPMKLDDQWTRRKYPDDHGLYLKSIEDQVKLVRNYPSLAIWCGGNEITPPEDMLISLRDSIMPKLDNTRWFIPYSNSEEMSRNTLGGNGDGPYGIQPLSTFWAHKTYPFNSEVGSVGVSDYESLKRFIPAKNMVVPEYDESTGKTKTDSVWDYHKYIGYDGFIDKYGKAKDVEDFATKAQLVNYDQYRGLMEGFSSHMWEWYTGTIIWKTQNPWTAMRGQMYDYYLDPNACLYGLHNGSEPLHIMYDPTDGMVMVANNTFKSHTNMMLVAKAYDMDGKEKMLTQVFSDVTPTTVKRYLSLKGEMDKLAKDKGAFLCLQLLDKDKKTLSENIYWIPDANGNYSGLQNIPKGNLNASAKYLSTDKVEVTLGNTSNGPLAFFNRLSLTDSDTKQRILPAFYSDNYITVLPGEEKKVIIDYKNSAKKSLTVTIGGWNVVERTVSISK, encoded by the coding sequence ATGAAAAAAGTTTATCCGGCAACCAGATCTTTATCTTTTAAATTCTCTATAGTAACCTTGTTTATACTCTGTGTTACTTTTCAAAGCATTACAGCAAATGCGCAAAATAACTATGAACTAAATGAAGGGTGGAAATGTGCCCCGATAAGTGATGAAAAAGAAGCGGGGACAGATATCTCGCATACAACCTATAATACCAGCTCGTGGATGTCTGCCGTTGTACCGGGCACAGTATTAACAAGTCTGGTAGCCGCTCATAAAATGCCCGATCCATTTTACGGTATGAACAATGAGCAGATCCCTGACATTTACAAAACAGGTCGCGATTACTATACTTATTGGTTTGTAAAAGACTTTAAAGAAGCGCAATCTATTGGTAACAATCAGATTTATCTGAACTTCAGAGGTGTAAATTACAGCTTCGATGTGTTTTTAAATGGTCATCAATTAAATGATAAGCCTAATAAGGGCATGTTTTTACGTCAGTCATACAACATTACTAAGTGGATGGCTAAAGATGGCAATAACCGGATAGCTGTTATTGTTTATCCTCCTGATGTAGTGGGTAACCCTAACGGAGGCCAGGGTGGTGATGGTACCATTGCCCGTAATGTGGGTATTCAATATACCGCAGGTTGGGATTGGATTCAACCTATTAAAGACCGCAATACCGGCATCTGGGATAAAGTAACTATAGAAAAAACCGGGCCGATAAGAATTAAAGATCCACACATTATAACCCTGGTTCCCGGAGTAAGGCAACCGGAAGGGCCACAACAACCCGCTATTATCCAGGTGTCGGCAGATTTGCAAAACGCCAGCAATGTACCTGTTAGTGGTGAATTAAAATATACTTTAGATGGTAACACTGTGTCAAAAAAAGTTACGCTCAAAGCGAATTCGATTCAAACAGTACAACTCAATGATTACTCTTTGAAAAATCCAAAACTGTGGTGGCCCAATGGGTATGGTACACAGCATCTTTATCCCATGAACCTGCAGTTTATAACCGCTGACAATAAAATATCTGATAAAGATGAAATAAAAGTAGGAGTAAGGCAGATAACAACCGAGTGGAATACCCGTACAGAGAGCAGACAGATCAATATCAATGGTCAAAAAATATTTATCAAAGGTGGTAACTGGATAGTGTCGGATGAGATGTTGCGTTTTTCGGACGCCCGATATGATGCCGAAGTTCGCTTTCACCGCGATATGAACCTGAACTTGATCAGGGTTTGGGGTGGTGCATTGATTGAACGCCCCGAATTTTATGAAGCCTGTGACCGTTATGGCATGCTGGTTTTTCAGGATATGTGGGGATCGGGAGATTGTAATGGCCGCTGGACGGATCCTATGAAGCTGGATGATCAATGGACGCGCAGAAAATACCCTGATGATCACGGCTTATACCTTAAATCAATTGAAGATCAGGTAAAGCTGGTGCGCAATTATCCTTCGCTGGCTATTTGGTGCGGAGGCAATGAGATCACTCCGCCAGAAGATATGCTGATATCATTGCGCGATAGTATCATGCCTAAATTGGATAACACACGTTGGTTTATCCCTTATTCCAATTCAGAAGAAATGTCGCGTAATACGCTGGGTGGTAATGGTGATGGGCCTTATGGCATTCAGCCTTTATCCACTTTTTGGGCGCATAAAACCTATCCATTTAACTCTGAAGTTGGTTCTGTGGGTGTAAGCGATTATGAATCGCTCAAAAGATTTATCCCGGCTAAAAATATGGTAGTACCAGAGTATGATGAGTCTACCGGTAAAACTAAAACCGACTCTGTTTGGGATTATCATAAATATATTGGTTACGACGGTTTTATTGATAAATATGGCAAAGCAAAAGATGTAGAAGATTTTGCAACTAAAGCACAATTGGTTAATTATGATCAGTACCGTGGTTTGATGGAAGGTTTTAGCTCACATATGTGGGAGTGGTATACGGGCACTATTATATGGAAAACCCAAAACCCATGGACAGCGATGCGTGGGCAAATGTATGATTATTACCTGGATCCAAATGCTTGCCTGTATGGCTTACACAATGGCAGCGAGCCATTGCACATTATGTATGATCCTACAGATGGTATGGTGATGGTAGCCAATAACACATTTAAGAGCCACACCAATATGATGCTGGTAGCCAAAGCTTATGATATGGATGGTAAAGAAAAAATGCTTACCCAGGTATTTTCTGACGTAACGCCAACTACGGTTAAGCGTTATTTATCACTAAAAGGAGAAATGGATAAATTGGCCAAAGACAAAGGAGCTTTCCTTTGCCTGCAGTTATTGGACAAAGATAAAAAGACCCTCAGCGAAAATATTTATTGGATACCGGATGCTAACGGAAACTATTCCGGCTTACAAAACATACCTAAAGGAAACTTAAATGCCTCGGCTAAATACCTAAGCACGGACAAAGTAGAAGTAACTTTAGGTAATACAAGTAATGGCCCTTTGGCATTTTTTAATCGGCTGTCATTAACTGATTCGGATACTAAACAAAGGATATTACCTGCCTTTTACAGTGATAATTATATTACTGTTTTACCAGGCGAGGAAAAGAAAGTGATTATTGATTATAAAAACTCAGCCAAAAAGAGCCTCACTGTAACTATAGGCGGCTGGAATGTAGTTGAACGGACAGTATCTATCAGCAAATAA
- a CDS encoding alpha-L-fucosidase — MKKIFTFLVLSFFSAFLMAQKHNVSKQYVAPGDPLVEQKLTEWQDLKFGLFMHWGTYSQWGVVESWSICPEDEGWTQRRGPYGATYNGYKAAYENLQTTFNPVKFNPEKWVQAAKDAGMKYVIFTTKHHDGFCMFDTKETDYKITSSKTPFSTNPRSNVTKEVFNAFRKENFMIGAYFSKPDWHTENYWWPYFPPKDRNVNYDPKKYPERWQKFKDFTYNQISELMTGYGKVDILWLDGGWVRPKKSIDTTVEWQRGIQYDQDIDMPKIAAMGRQKQPGLIVVDRTVSGEYENYTTPEQEVPEVPLDHPWESCITMGNSWSYVPGDHYKSVQQIVQLLVKIVSRGGNLLMNIGPGPDGDWDPVAYERLKGISTWMKINGEGIYNSKSVAPYSTGNIFYTKAKNDKAIYAFMLSDQEKVTLPATVSIKAGKPRKIILLGSKQNLKWKQQNDELIISIPAGLQQNSSLSEAACFKLEY; from the coding sequence ATGAAAAAAATCTTTACATTTCTTGTTTTAAGCTTTTTTAGCGCCTTTTTAATGGCGCAAAAACATAATGTTTCCAAACAGTACGTTGCACCAGGAGATCCTTTGGTTGAACAAAAGTTAACGGAATGGCAGGATCTAAAATTCGGACTTTTTATGCATTGGGGAACTTATAGCCAGTGGGGTGTAGTTGAAAGCTGGAGCATTTGCCCTGAAGACGAGGGGTGGACCCAGCGTCGCGGCCCATATGGTGCTACCTATAATGGCTATAAAGCAGCTTATGAAAACTTGCAAACCACATTTAACCCGGTAAAGTTTAATCCCGAAAAATGGGTGCAGGCAGCAAAAGATGCGGGTATGAAATATGTGATATTTACCACGAAGCACCATGATGGTTTTTGCATGTTTGATACTAAGGAAACTGATTATAAGATTACCAGTTCAAAAACACCGTTTTCGACTAATCCGAGAAGCAACGTTACTAAAGAAGTATTCAACGCATTTCGTAAAGAAAATTTCATGATAGGTGCTTATTTTTCAAAACCCGATTGGCACACGGAGAATTATTGGTGGCCTTATTTTCCACCGAAAGACCGAAACGTGAATTATGATCCCAAAAAATATCCCGAGCGCTGGCAGAAGTTTAAAGATTTTACTTATAACCAGATCAGCGAATTGATGACAGGATATGGAAAAGTAGATATTTTGTGGCTCGATGGCGGATGGGTTCGTCCAAAAAAGAGTATCGACACCACCGTGGAATGGCAAAGGGGGATTCAATATGATCAAGATATTGATATGCCCAAAATTGCAGCGATGGGCAGACAAAAACAACCTGGTCTTATTGTTGTCGACCGTACAGTATCCGGCGAATATGAAAATTATACAACCCCCGAGCAAGAAGTACCTGAAGTGCCCCTTGATCATCCCTGGGAAAGTTGCATTACCATGGGTAATTCCTGGAGCTATGTCCCCGGCGACCATTATAAATCGGTGCAGCAAATTGTACAGTTGCTGGTTAAAATAGTATCACGCGGTGGTAACCTGTTGATGAATATTGGCCCTGGCCCGGATGGTGATTGGGATCCTGTAGCTTACGAACGATTAAAAGGTATAAGCACCTGGATGAAAATAAATGGGGAAGGTATTTATAATTCCAAATCGGTTGCTCCATATTCAACAGGTAATATTTTTTATACCAAGGCAAAAAACGATAAAGCCATATATGCTTTTATGTTATCAGATCAGGAGAAGGTGACACTGCCTGCAACTGTTTCGATCAAAGCCGGTAAGCCTCGGAAAATAATTTTGTTGGGAAGCAAGCAAAACCTGAAATGGAAACAACAAAATGATGAACTAATAATCAGTATCCCTGCAGGCTTGCAACAAAACAGTAGCTTAAGTGAAGCAGCTTGTTTTAAGTTAGAATATTAA
- a CDS encoding RNA polymerase sigma-70 factor — protein sequence MKDRKVDTLNLWKLICNNDDEKAFELLFHLLNNSLTKFCILYVNQREIAEEIVSDVFVKCWLNRKTLTEILNPETYLFVAVKNQSLNHIKKYSSIHLVQIEETNSVEFVNTYNPQREIENKELIFRMDKAITALPQQCRIVFRLIKEDGMKYKEVAEILNISPRTVQTQLFRAVKKLSIVLSNYDKLNNPKVHTSNIFKALSVIIGIWQLFFINL from the coding sequence TTGAAAGACAGAAAGGTTGATACACTGAACTTGTGGAAACTCATTTGCAATAATGATGATGAAAAAGCTTTTGAGCTTTTATTTCATTTGTTAAACAATTCACTTACTAAATTTTGTATTCTATACGTTAATCAGCGCGAAATAGCAGAAGAGATTGTCTCTGATGTATTTGTTAAATGCTGGTTAAACCGGAAAACCTTAACTGAAATATTAAACCCTGAAACCTACCTGTTTGTAGCTGTAAAAAACCAATCCTTAAATCACATCAAAAAATACTCCAGTATCCACCTGGTACAGATAGAAGAAACCAATTCTGTTGAATTTGTAAATACTTACAATCCGCAAAGAGAAATCGAGAATAAAGAATTGATCTTCAGAATGGATAAAGCCATTACTGCCCTTCCTCAGCAATGTCGTATCGTGTTCAGGCTCATCAAAGAGGATGGAATGAAATACAAAGAAGTTGCCGAGATTTTAAATATATCACCACGTACCGTACAAACACAGCTTTTTAGAGCTGTTAAAAAATTAAGTATAGTTCTAAGCAATTATGATAAACTTAATAATCCTAAAGTACATACAAGCAATATATTCAAGGCATTAAGTGTGATTATTGGTATTTGGCAACTATTTTTTATAAACTTGTAG
- a CDS encoding FecR family protein — protein MGNDRFIELVSKKLTNEISSEESEELQHCLNSDEINRRDFEFLNIYWNSNDTEFADNALAFQKIKTKIKSQEVASPVFPASKTSYLYIWRVAAAIILLAGGSWFFYSRFVSKRINQLTTTPNTWQNKNTVKREKSTIVLTDGTRITLNSQSTLKYPAVFTGKTREVYLSGEAFFDVHKDHEHPFIIHTEKMNIKVLGTAFNVKSYPNDPQSETTLIRGTIEVTLDDRPSDRIILKPSEKLIVKNGLFTSRQRNTTKLKHAETSSGMQYVLTTFTRLQQDDSTIVETSWTQNKFIFRDESFPILADRMERWYGVDIKFKNDALKQYRFSGVFEKETINQALNALRMTESFNYKIKNSTIYIY, from the coding sequence ATGGGCAATGATAGATTTATAGAGCTGGTTAGTAAAAAATTAACCAATGAAATCAGCTCTGAAGAAAGCGAAGAGCTTCAACATTGCTTAAATTCCGACGAAATAAATCGCCGTGATTTCGAGTTCCTTAATATTTACTGGAATAGTAACGATACCGAATTTGCGGATAATGCCCTGGCGTTTCAAAAAATAAAAACAAAAATCAAAAGCCAGGAAGTAGCTTCGCCCGTTTTTCCTGCTTCTAAAACGTCTTACCTGTATATTTGGCGTGTGGCCGCAGCTATCATTTTGCTTGCCGGTGGCTCATGGTTTTTTTATTCCCGATTTGTTAGTAAAAGGATTAACCAACTTACTACTACCCCCAATACATGGCAAAATAAAAATACAGTCAAACGTGAAAAATCAACCATTGTACTTACCGATGGAACACGAATTACTTTAAACTCACAAAGTACACTTAAATATCCTGCGGTATTCACGGGTAAAACCCGCGAAGTTTATTTAAGTGGCGAAGCTTTTTTTGATGTACATAAAGATCACGAACATCCCTTTATTATTCATACTGAAAAAATGAATATTAAGGTCTTGGGTACTGCTTTCAATGTAAAATCTTACCCAAATGACCCCCAAAGTGAGACTACGCTCATCAGAGGTACTATAGAGGTTACACTTGATGACAGGCCTTCTGATCGTATCATATTAAAGCCAAGCGAAAAACTCATCGTAAAAAATGGGTTGTTTACAAGCAGGCAACGAAATACAACTAAACTTAAACACGCAGAGACTAGTTCAGGCATGCAATACGTACTTACTACCTTTACTCGCCTGCAACAAGATGATAGTACCATAGTTGAAACCTCCTGGACACAAAATAAGTTCATCTTCCGGGATGAAAGTTTCCCTATTCTGGCCGATCGGATGGAAAGATGGTACGGAGTAGACATCAAATTTAAAAATGATGCCCTAAAGCAATACCGTTTTAGCGGGGTTTTTGAAAAGGAAACAATAAACCAGGCTCTTAATGCGCTACGCATGACAGAAAGCTTTAATTATAAGATTAAAAACTCAACCATTTACATCTATTAG